One window of the Notolabrus celidotus isolate fNotCel1 chromosome 23, fNotCel1.pri, whole genome shotgun sequence genome contains the following:
- the spata6l gene encoding spermatogenesis associated 6-like protein isoform X2: MSFLGQFSQSKCLPAVFPMLIHEKMMFEKIFKHAVDPGDIAVMLEYEPVRVDLVQLTPPGGETLACLEEDARRFLFPEPKLLPSFSGEDREVLMTRAHHFPGIAPRLEFSSKTTIIECSADAKINVYPNRLLRPLVKRNRNPSSRPRTSSPQRRKGVRTNGSPRSPSHIHRSQSLSPLRAGNRDQDMSSTSQPLIASWPGATGSASPRRSALFTSSSSPLTRSSSTVRYSPTGRRKPLCNGLVRGISDYESSSSETHDPPDPLRGPDPSALWRSYREQSRLSSSHREWEEVQERVRGLLTTPKAVRRLVYGATHSEVDEILARRSISPGPP; encoded by the exons ATGAGCTTCTTGGGACAGTTCAGTCAGTCCAAATGTCTCCCTGCTGTCTTTCCCATGCTGATCCATGAGAAGATGATGTTTGAAAAG ATTTTCAAGCATGCAGTCGATCCTGGAGACATCGCAGTGATGCTTGAGT ATGAGCCGGTCAGAGTTGATCTGGTGCAGCTGACTCCTCCAG GAGGAGAGACTTTGGCCTGCCTTGAAGAAGACGCTCGACGTTTCTTATTCCCAGAGCCCAAACTGCTTCCCTCGTTCTCCGGAGAAGATCGAGAGGTTCTGATGACCCGAGCACATCACTTTCCA GGTATCGCTCCCAGGTTGGAGTTTTCCAGCAAAACGACCATCATTGAGTGCTCTGCTGATGCCAAGATCAACGTTTACCCCAACAGGCTCCTG AGGCCGTTGGTGAAGAGGAACAGGAACCCCTCCAGCAGACCCCGGACCTCGTCTCCTCAGAGGAGGAAAGGTGTGAGGACGAACGGCAGCCCCAGATCCCCCTCACACATCCACAGATCTcagtctctgtctcctctgaggGCTGGAAACAGGGACCAGGACATGAGCAGCACCTCTCAGCCT CTGATCGCTTCATGGCCTGGAGCCACAGGGTCTGCCTCACCCCGCCGCTCTGCTCTGTTTACCAGCTCCTCCTCACCTTTGACCCGATCTTCATCCACAG TGAGATATTCTCCAACCGGGAGAagaaaacccttgtgcaatgGTTTG GTCAGAGGGATATCAGACTATGAAtccagctcttcagaaacacatgACCCACCTGACCCCCTCAGAGGTCCTGACCCCTCCGCACTGTGGCGGTCTTACAGGGAGCAGTCCAGGCTCAGCAG CTCTCACAGAGAATGGGAGGAGGTCCAAGAGCGGGTTCGAGGACTCCTTACGACACCAAAAGCAGTACGCCGACTTGTTTAC ggAGCGACACACTCAGAGGTTGACGAGATTTTAGCCAGGAGGTCCATCTCTCCTGGTCCACCATGA
- the spata6l gene encoding spermatogenesis associated 6-like protein isoform X1 produces the protein MSRKALKVVVEFKFRAVSCPGVHLPAKDDVYLSMSFLGQFSQSKCLPAVFPMLIHEKMMFEKIFKHAVDPGDIAVMLEYEPVRVDLVQLTPPGGETLACLEEDARRFLFPEPKLLPSFSGEDREVLMTRAHHFPGIAPRLEFSSKTTIIECSADAKINVYPNRLLRPLVKRNRNPSSRPRTSSPQRRKGVRTNGSPRSPSHIHRSQSLSPLRAGNRDQDMSSTSQPLIASWPGATGSASPRRSALFTSSSSPLTRSSSTVRYSPTGRRKPLCNGLVRGISDYESSSSETHDPPDPLRGPDPSALWRSYREQSRLSSSHREWEEVQERVRGLLTTPKAVRRLVYGATHSEVDEILARRSISPGPP, from the exons ATGTCCCGAAAAGCGCTGAAAGTTGTGGTAGAATTTAAGTTCAGAGCG GTGTCTTGTCCTGGAGTTCACCTGCCAGCCAAGGATGATGTGTATCTCAGCATGAGCTTCTTGGGACAGTTCAGTCAGTCCAAATGTCTCCCTGCTGTCTTTCCCATGCTGATCCATGAGAAGATGATGTTTGAAAAG ATTTTCAAGCATGCAGTCGATCCTGGAGACATCGCAGTGATGCTTGAGT ATGAGCCGGTCAGAGTTGATCTGGTGCAGCTGACTCCTCCAG GAGGAGAGACTTTGGCCTGCCTTGAAGAAGACGCTCGACGTTTCTTATTCCCAGAGCCCAAACTGCTTCCCTCGTTCTCCGGAGAAGATCGAGAGGTTCTGATGACCCGAGCACATCACTTTCCA GGTATCGCTCCCAGGTTGGAGTTTTCCAGCAAAACGACCATCATTGAGTGCTCTGCTGATGCCAAGATCAACGTTTACCCCAACAGGCTCCTG AGGCCGTTGGTGAAGAGGAACAGGAACCCCTCCAGCAGACCCCGGACCTCGTCTCCTCAGAGGAGGAAAGGTGTGAGGACGAACGGCAGCCCCAGATCCCCCTCACACATCCACAGATCTcagtctctgtctcctctgaggGCTGGAAACAGGGACCAGGACATGAGCAGCACCTCTCAGCCT CTGATCGCTTCATGGCCTGGAGCCACAGGGTCTGCCTCACCCCGCCGCTCTGCTCTGTTTACCAGCTCCTCCTCACCTTTGACCCGATCTTCATCCACAG TGAGATATTCTCCAACCGGGAGAagaaaacccttgtgcaatgGTTTG GTCAGAGGGATATCAGACTATGAAtccagctcttcagaaacacatgACCCACCTGACCCCCTCAGAGGTCCTGACCCCTCCGCACTGTGGCGGTCTTACAGGGAGCAGTCCAGGCTCAGCAG CTCTCACAGAGAATGGGAGGAGGTCCAAGAGCGGGTTCGAGGACTCCTTACGACACCAAAAGCAGTACGCCGACTTGTTTAC ggAGCGACACACTCAGAGGTTGACGAGATTTTAGCCAGGAGGTCCATCTCTCCTGGTCCACCATGA
- the LOC117807481 gene encoding NLR family CARD domain-containing protein 3-like yields the protein MKQEELADCLQSRTVVPECRRKLKSHLKEKFQCVFEGIAKAGHPTLLNQIYTELYITEGGTGEVNDEHEVRQIETASRTPHRAETTIRQKDIFKGPPGRDRPIRAVLTKGVAGIGKTVLTQKVTLDWAEDKDHQDIQFTFPFTFRELNLLRERKFSLVELVHHFFTQTREAGLCQFEEFQVVFIFDGLDECRLPLDFHNNQVLTDVTESTSVDVLLTNLIRGNLLPSARLWITTRPAAANQIPPECVDMVTEVRGFTDPQKEEYFRKRFRDQEQASRVISHIKTSRSLYIMCHIPVFCWITATVLEDVLKTREGGGLPRTLTKMYIHFLVVQSKLKSIKYDGGADTDPLWSPESKKMTQSLGKLAFEQLQKGNLIFYESDLTECGIEINEASVYSGVFTQIFREERGLYQDKVFCFIHLSVQEFLAALYVHLTFTKSGLNLMEQEQPTSLISRTFTDKPNLKCLHQSAVDQALQSPNGHLDLFLRFLLGLSLQTSQTLLRGLLTQTGSSSQTNQETVEYIKKKIEEDLSAERSINLFHCLNELNDRSLVERIQQSLRSGRLSTEKLSPAQWSALVFILLSSEEDLDVFHLKEYSASEEALLRLLPVIKASNKAVLSGCNLSERSCEALSSVLSSQSSSLRELDLSNNNLQDSGVRPLSAGLKSPQCKLETLSLSGCLITKTGCASLASALRSNPSHLRELDLSYNHPGDQGVKLISAGLEDLLCRLDTLRVDHGGEQWLKPGLKKYVCELTLDLNTAHRRLRLSEDNRKVTREREDQSYPDHPDRFDSLHQLLCRDGLTGRCYWEVQCREWVYISVSYRGIRRKGNSDDCLFGWNDQSWSLFCSDKEYSVHHNKIKRVLPLSSSSDPHRVAVYVDCPAGSLSFYRVSSDSLIHLHTFSTSFTEPLYPGFGLLSHGSSVSVCSV from the exons atgaagcaggaggagctggctgactgtctgcagagca gAACTGTTGTTCCAGAGTGCAGACGTAAACTGAAGTCtcacctgaaggagaagttccagtgtgtgtttgaggggatcgcTAAAGCAGGACACCCAACCCTTCTGAAccagatctacacagagctctacatcacagagggagggactggagaggtcaatgatgaacatgaggtcagacagattgaaaCAGCATCCAGGAcaccacacagagcagagacaacCATCAGACAAAAAGACATCTTTAAAGGCCCACCTGGAAGAGAtagaccaatcagagcagtgctgacaaagggagtggctggcatcgggaaaacagtcttaacacagaaggtcactctggactgggctgaagacaaagaccaccaggacatccagttcacattccccttcactttcagagagctgaatctgctgagagagagaaagttcagcttggtggaacttgttcatcacttcttcactcagaccagagaagcaggactctgccagtttgaagagttccaggttgtgttcatctttgacggtctggatgagtgtcggcttcctctggacttccacAACAATCAGGTCCTGACTGATGTGACAGAGTCCacctcagtggatgtgctgctgacaaacctcatcagggggaacctgctcccatctgctcgcctctggatcaccacaagacctgcagcagccaatcagatccctcctgagtgtgttgacatggtgacagaggtcagagggttcacAGACCCCcagaaggaggagtacttcaggaaGAGATTCAGAGACCAGGAGCAGGCCAGCAGAGTCATCTCCCACATCAAGACATCCAGAAGCCTCTacatcatgtgccacatcccggtcttctgctggatcactgctacagttctggaggatgtgctgaagaccagagagggaggagggctgcccaggaccctgactaagatgtacatccacttcctggtggtCCAGTCCAAACTGAAGAGCATCAAGTACGATGGAGGAGCTGACACTGATCCACTCTGGAGTCCAGAGAGCAAGAAGATGACCCagtctctgggaaaactggcttttgagcagctgcagaaaggaaacctgatcttctatgagtccgacctgacagagtgtggcatcGAGATCAATGAGGCCtcagtgtactcaggagtgttcacacagatcttcagagaggagagaggactatACCAGGACaaggtgttctgcttcatccatctgagtgttcaggagtttctggctgctctttatgtccatctgaccttcaccaaGTCTGGACTCAACCTGATGGAACAAGAACAACCAACGTCCCTGATCTCTAGAACCTTTACAGACAAACCTAATCTGAAATGTCTCCATCAAAGTGCTGTGGACCAGGCCTTACAGAGTCCAAACGGACACCTGGACTTGTTCCTGCGCTTCCTCCTGGGTCTTTCACTGCAGACCAGTCAGACTCTCCTGAGAGGTCTgctgacacaaacaggaagtagctCCCAGACCAATCAAGAAACAGTCGAgtacatcaagaagaagatcgaagaggatctgtctgcagagagaagcatcaacctgttccactgtctgaatgaactgaacGATCGTTCTCTAGTGGAGCGGATCCAACAGTCCCTGAGATCAGGACGCCTCTCCACAGAGaaactgtctcctgctcagtggtcagctctggtcttcatcTTACTGTCCTCAGAGGAAGATCTGGACGTGTTTCACCTGAAGGaatactctgcttcagaggaggctcttctgaggctgctgccggtgatcaaagcctccaacaaagctgt gctgagtggatgtaacctgtcagagagaagctgtgaagctctgtcctcagtcctcagctctcagtcctccagtctgagagaactggacctgagtaacaacaacctgcaggattcaggggTGAGACCTCTGTCTGCTGGACTTAAGAGTCCACAATGTAAACTGGAAACCCTCAG TCTGTCAGGCTGTCTGATCACAAAGAcaggctgtgcttctctggcctcagctctgaggtccaacccctcccacctgagagagctggacctgagctacaacCATCCAGGCGACCAAGGAGTGAAGCTAATATCTGCTGGACTGGAGGATCTGCTCTGCAGACTGGATACACTGAG ggtggaccatggtggagagcagtggttaaaacctggactgaagaagt atgtctGTGAACTCACTCTGGACTTAAACACAGCGCACAGACGGCTCAGACtgtctgaagacaacaggaagGTGACACGTGAGAGAGAGGATCAGTCATATCCTGATCATCCAGACAGATTTGACTCCTTACATCAGCTGCTGTGTAGAGATGGTCTGACTGGtcgctgttactgggaggtgCAGTGTAGAGAATGGGTTTATATATCAGTGAGTTACAGAGGAAtcagaaggaaaggaaacagtGATGACTGTCTGTTTGGATGGAATGATCAGTCCTGGAGTCTGTTCTGCTCTGATAAAGAATACTCTGTCCATcacaataagataaaaagagtcctccctctctcctcgtccTCTGACCCTCACAGAGTAGCAgtgtatgtggactgtcctgctggctctctgtctttctacagagtctcctctgactctctgatccacctccacaccttcagcaCCTCCTTCACTGAACCTCTGTATCCTGGGTTTGGGTTGTTGTCTCATGGTtcctcagtgagtgtgtgttctgtgtag